In Amaranthus tricolor cultivar Red isolate AtriRed21 chromosome 3, ASM2621246v1, whole genome shotgun sequence, a single window of DNA contains:
- the LOC130807874 gene encoding U-box domain-containing protein 5 isoform X2, with the protein MGSDVFEVQDSTTNALGIKVHLSMCKLLLGLVDRISKIVPDIEAARPRAQGINALSELHLAIDKAKALVQNCRSSSKLYLAITGETVKSRFEKTKNCLDHNLSLLQNMVPVALGTKISEILNDVRALKFFLDSREELAGKALRAILQQDEYLLNSDGNSEIDLIQFAASKLDLKSAKDLLIEARCLRKLLNDVKDGMSTKRKTLKYLCYLLKKHDKLILQGKTRTSSIQLDEAFSSVESDSKTKTTKSSAQVCRFGHEVSMYGSLDTSLNSIRSTASSMKDIDIRIDMSSLSLGSLDSSYSISHTKPENSFACIEESSEIESPRFQFYSSIDDIRTQFLSNIRGHSWKLQCTAIQDVQTYLINHNPSCAFVSSENFLDPLMSFLQDAVDKHDREALKVGSQLFLTFLQADRWDPIHLSEDVYTFLASVLATEPAAEALAIMEVLSFRVPFSKFAASDAFCASIVNILKSHARDFLEPALQVLYNFSSSIDNASCNVASDWILVLVHFLEDSTLAGTCLGILENLCKFEETKRSIAETQGCIASIVKLLENENCSSRDQEYAVGILLSLCSQSDYYCYLVLSEGCIPSVVNVSHVGSDKGKFIATELLRQLKEFNSQEIEQESTRSNAEQELPRSNAGVFDGRVGRSKQKSSKTSGFFSKLFRKR; encoded by the exons atggGGTCTGATGTTTTTGAAGTACAAGATTCAACAACAAATGCTCTTGGTATAAAG GTGCATCTTTCAATGTGTAAATTACTCCTGGGACTTGTTGATAGAATCTCAAAAATTGTTCCAGATATTGAAGCAGCTCGGCCTCGCGCTCAGGGAATAAATGCACTTTCTGAGTTACATCTTGCAATTGACAAAGCCAAAGCACTTGTTCAGAATTGCCGCTCATCGAGTAAACTTTATCTG GCAATTACAGGAGAGACAGTAAAGTCAAgatttgagaaaacaaaaaattgttTGGACCATAATTTGAGCCTACTTCAAAATATGGTTCCGGTTGCATTGGGAACAAAG ATATCTGAAATACTCAATGATGTTAGAGCTTTGAAGTTCTTCTTGGACTCGCGTGAAGAATTAGCTGGCAAAGCATTGAGAGCAATACTCCAGCAAGATGAGTATCTTTTAAATTCTGATGGAAATTCTGAGATAGATTTGATTCAGTTTGCAGCTTCAAAGCTTGATCTTAAATCAGCAAAGGATCTCTTGATAGAGGCAAGATGCTTAAGGAAACTGCTCAATGATGTGAAAGATGGGATGTCAACAAAAAGGAAGACGCTGAAATACCTTTGTTATCTCCTGAAGAAGCATGATAAGCTTATTTTGCAAGGCAAAACAAGGACGTCCTCAATCCAACTTGACGAGGCTTTCAGCTCTGTAGAGTCTGATAGTAAAACTAAAACAACCAAGTCTTCTGCTCAGGTTTGTCGTTTTGGTCATGAAGTTTCAATGTATGGTTCCTTGGATACTTCTTTGAATTCCATCCGCAGCACTGCAAGTTCAATGAAAGATATAGATATTCGAATTGATATGAGCAGTTTATCCCTTGGATCACTTGATAGCAGTTACAGTATCTCTCATACTAAACCCGAGAACAGCTTTGCTTGTATCGAGGAGTCCTCAGAGATCGAATCTCCTAGATTTCAGTTCTACAGTAGCATAGATGATATTAGAACACAGTTCTTGTCAAACATCAGGGGGCACAGTTGGAAATTGCAATGTACAGCTATTCAAGATGTTCAGACGTACTTGATCAATCATAATCCTTCTTGTGCTTTTGTCTCCTCTGAGAATTTTCTGGATCCATTAATGTCATTCTTGCAAGATGCTGTGGACAAGCATGATAGGGAAGCTCTTAAGGTTGGGAGTCAACTGTTTTTAACTTTTCTCCAAGCAGACAG gTGGGATCCAATTCATTTAAGCGAGGATGTGTACACTTTCTTAGCTTCTGTTCTTGCAACAGAACCTGCTGCAGAAGCCCTAGCCATAATGGAAGTGTTGTCTTTTCGAGTTCCTTTTTCCAAATTCGCAGCATCTGACGCGTTTTGCGCTTCAATTGTAAATATACTCAAAAGTCACGCAAGGGATTTTCTTGAACCAGCCCTTCAAGTGCTGTACAATTTTTCCTCGAGTATTGACAATGCTTCATGCAACGTCGCTTCAGATTGGATACTGGTTCTTGTTCATTTCCTGGAAGATAGCACACTTGCTGGAACGTGTTTAGGCATCTTGGAAAACCTATGTAAATTTGAAGAGACCAAGAGATCTATTGCTGAGACACAAGGTTGCATAGCATCAATCGTTAAGCTACTCGAGAATGAGAATTGCAGTAGCAGGGACCAGGAATACGCAGTTGGTATTCTTCTTTCTCTATGCTCTCAAAGcgactattattgttatttggtTTTAAGCGAGGGATGCATACCTTCAGTTGTCAATGTATCACATGTTGGGAGCGATAAAGGGAAGTTCATTGCAACGGAATTGCTTCGGCAATTGAAGGAATTTAATAGTCAAGAAATCGAGCAAGAGTCTACTAGATCAAATGCCGAGCAAGAGCTCCCTAGATCAAATGCTGGTGTATTCGATGGTCGTGTAGGGAGGTCTAAGCAAAAGTCTTCAAAAACTTCGGGGTTTTTCAGCAAGCTCTTCAGAAAGAGATGA
- the LOC130807874 gene encoding U-box domain-containing protein 5 isoform X1 encodes MLVTENIKSEKQKLMVHLSMCKLLLGLVDRISKIVPDIEAARPRAQGINALSELHLAIDKAKALVQNCRSSSKLYLAITGETVKSRFEKTKNCLDHNLSLLQNMVPVALGTKISEILNDVRALKFFLDSREELAGKALRAILQQDEYLLNSDGNSEIDLIQFAASKLDLKSAKDLLIEARCLRKLLNDVKDGMSTKRKTLKYLCYLLKKHDKLILQGKTRTSSIQLDEAFSSVESDSKTKTTKSSAQVCRFGHEVSMYGSLDTSLNSIRSTASSMKDIDIRIDMSSLSLGSLDSSYSISHTKPENSFACIEESSEIESPRFQFYSSIDDIRTQFLSNIRGHSWKLQCTAIQDVQTYLINHNPSCAFVSSENFLDPLMSFLQDAVDKHDREALKVGSQLFLTFLQADRWDPIHLSEDVYTFLASVLATEPAAEALAIMEVLSFRVPFSKFAASDAFCASIVNILKSHARDFLEPALQVLYNFSSSIDNASCNVASDWILVLVHFLEDSTLAGTCLGILENLCKFEETKRSIAETQGCIASIVKLLENENCSSRDQEYAVGILLSLCSQSDYYCYLVLSEGCIPSVVNVSHVGSDKGKFIATELLRQLKEFNSQEIEQESTRSNAEQELPRSNAGVFDGRVGRSKQKSSKTSGFFSKLFRKR; translated from the exons ATGCTGGTGACTGAAAATATCAAAtctgaaaaacaaaaattgatg GTGCATCTTTCAATGTGTAAATTACTCCTGGGACTTGTTGATAGAATCTCAAAAATTGTTCCAGATATTGAAGCAGCTCGGCCTCGCGCTCAGGGAATAAATGCACTTTCTGAGTTACATCTTGCAATTGACAAAGCCAAAGCACTTGTTCAGAATTGCCGCTCATCGAGTAAACTTTATCTG GCAATTACAGGAGAGACAGTAAAGTCAAgatttgagaaaacaaaaaattgttTGGACCATAATTTGAGCCTACTTCAAAATATGGTTCCGGTTGCATTGGGAACAAAG ATATCTGAAATACTCAATGATGTTAGAGCTTTGAAGTTCTTCTTGGACTCGCGTGAAGAATTAGCTGGCAAAGCATTGAGAGCAATACTCCAGCAAGATGAGTATCTTTTAAATTCTGATGGAAATTCTGAGATAGATTTGATTCAGTTTGCAGCTTCAAAGCTTGATCTTAAATCAGCAAAGGATCTCTTGATAGAGGCAAGATGCTTAAGGAAACTGCTCAATGATGTGAAAGATGGGATGTCAACAAAAAGGAAGACGCTGAAATACCTTTGTTATCTCCTGAAGAAGCATGATAAGCTTATTTTGCAAGGCAAAACAAGGACGTCCTCAATCCAACTTGACGAGGCTTTCAGCTCTGTAGAGTCTGATAGTAAAACTAAAACAACCAAGTCTTCTGCTCAGGTTTGTCGTTTTGGTCATGAAGTTTCAATGTATGGTTCCTTGGATACTTCTTTGAATTCCATCCGCAGCACTGCAAGTTCAATGAAAGATATAGATATTCGAATTGATATGAGCAGTTTATCCCTTGGATCACTTGATAGCAGTTACAGTATCTCTCATACTAAACCCGAGAACAGCTTTGCTTGTATCGAGGAGTCCTCAGAGATCGAATCTCCTAGATTTCAGTTCTACAGTAGCATAGATGATATTAGAACACAGTTCTTGTCAAACATCAGGGGGCACAGTTGGAAATTGCAATGTACAGCTATTCAAGATGTTCAGACGTACTTGATCAATCATAATCCTTCTTGTGCTTTTGTCTCCTCTGAGAATTTTCTGGATCCATTAATGTCATTCTTGCAAGATGCTGTGGACAAGCATGATAGGGAAGCTCTTAAGGTTGGGAGTCAACTGTTTTTAACTTTTCTCCAAGCAGACAG gTGGGATCCAATTCATTTAAGCGAGGATGTGTACACTTTCTTAGCTTCTGTTCTTGCAACAGAACCTGCTGCAGAAGCCCTAGCCATAATGGAAGTGTTGTCTTTTCGAGTTCCTTTTTCCAAATTCGCAGCATCTGACGCGTTTTGCGCTTCAATTGTAAATATACTCAAAAGTCACGCAAGGGATTTTCTTGAACCAGCCCTTCAAGTGCTGTACAATTTTTCCTCGAGTATTGACAATGCTTCATGCAACGTCGCTTCAGATTGGATACTGGTTCTTGTTCATTTCCTGGAAGATAGCACACTTGCTGGAACGTGTTTAGGCATCTTGGAAAACCTATGTAAATTTGAAGAGACCAAGAGATCTATTGCTGAGACACAAGGTTGCATAGCATCAATCGTTAAGCTACTCGAGAATGAGAATTGCAGTAGCAGGGACCAGGAATACGCAGTTGGTATTCTTCTTTCTCTATGCTCTCAAAGcgactattattgttatttggtTTTAAGCGAGGGATGCATACCTTCAGTTGTCAATGTATCACATGTTGGGAGCGATAAAGGGAAGTTCATTGCAACGGAATTGCTTCGGCAATTGAAGGAATTTAATAGTCAAGAAATCGAGCAAGAGTCTACTAGATCAAATGCCGAGCAAGAGCTCCCTAGATCAAATGCTGGTGTATTCGATGGTCGTGTAGGGAGGTCTAAGCAAAAGTCTTCAAAAACTTCGGGGTTTTTCAGCAAGCTCTTCAGAAAGAGATGA
- the LOC130808825 gene encoding tubby-like F-box protein 5 → MSFKGIVRELKGMRDGIGNLSRREGGRHWRGRTRSHIAPDHAAPITEEIEQGRWANLPPELLLDIIRRVEASETSWPARSVVVFCAAVCRSWREVTKEIVQTPEQCGRLTFPISLKQPGPRDLPIQCFIKRDRATSTFRLFYGLTPSEDENDKLLLAAKKIRRGTSTDFVISLVADDFSRASNAYVGKLRSNFLGTKFTMFDSQPPEDAVVKTNSRSSRRFHSKQVSPKVSAFNYSIATISYELSVLRTRGPRRLHCVMHSIPLASIQEGGSAPIPQSFARSSDEKQGLPAPNLLGKDQAINFSSTSLSELPPTISEDRLILKNKSPRWHEQLQCWCLNFRGRVTVASVKNFQLVAAVEPHHNISAAEQEKVILQFGKIGKDIFTMDYRYPLSAFQAFAICLSSFDTKPACE, encoded by the exons ATGTCCTTCAAGGGCATTGTAAGAGAACTAAAAGGAATGAGGGACGGGATTGGAAATCTCTCGAGACGAGAAGGGGGGAGGCATTGGCGAGGTAGAACGAGGTCACATATTGCACCTGATCATGCAGCACCTATTACCGAGGAAATTGAGCAAGGGCGGTGGGCGAATTTGCCTCCAGAGTTGCTTTTAGATATTATTAGAAGGGTTGAAGCTAGTGAGACATCTTGGCCTGCAAGGAGTGTTGTAGTGTTTTGTGCTGCCGTTTGTAGATCATGGAGAGAGGTTACTAAGGAAATTGTTCAGACTCCAGAACAATGTGGAAGGCTCACTTTTCCGATCTCTTTGAAGCAG CCTGGGCCACGCGATTTGCCTATTCAATGTTTTATTAAAAGAGATAGAGCAACTTCAACTTTCCGGCTATTCTATGGATTGACACCTT CTGAAGATGAGAATGATAAGTTATTATTGGCTGCTAAGAAAATACGAAGAGGAACGAGCACAGACTTTGTAATATCTTTAGTTGCAGATGACTTTTCTAGAGCTAGTAATGCATATGTCGGAAAGCTCAG GTCGAATTTTCTGGGTACCAAGTTCACCATGTTTGACAGCCAGCCACCGGAGGATGCAGTTGTCAAAACAAACAGTCGATCGAGTCGTAGGTTTCATTCTAAACAGGTTTCTCCGAAAGTGTCTGCTTTCAATTACAGCATAGCGACTATCTCCTACGAGCTGAGTGTTCTTCGTACGCGGGGGCCCAGAAGACTACATTGTGTCATGCACTCGATCCCTCTTGCTTCAATTCAAGAGGGAGGCTCTGCACCGATACCTCAATCCTTTGCCCGATCATCTGACGAGAAGCAAGGTCTGCCCGCACCTAATTTATTAGGGAAGGATCAAGCTATCAATTTTAGCTCTACTAGTCTATCCGAGCTACCACCCACAATCTCCGAGGACCGACTTATACTAAAAAACAAATCTCCTAGATGGCACGAGCAACTGCAGTGCTGGTGCTTGAATTTCAGGGGTCGAGTGACTGTTGCCTCAGTCAAGAATTTCCAGCTTGTAGCAGCTGTTGAGCCGCACCACAATATTTCAGCGGCTGAGCAAGAAAAGGTAATACTGCAATTCGGAAAGATTGGAAAAGACATTTTCACCATGGATTATCGGTACCCACTCTCTGCATTCCAGGCCTTTGCAATCTGTCTTAGCAGCTTTGATACAAAGCCCGCATGTGAATGA